In the genome of Kitasatospora cathayae, one region contains:
- a CDS encoding IucA/IucC family protein, with translation MCDTSAERELAEELESVRPELTSAYLAALPGARATVLARLWRGLVHEPLPWIAARTRGSAGISIRLADGRRLHGPPSDPWATGTAVAVVELDGVPYDHPARLMAALPVPGGAPFAAELDHSVASLALSRTAPPAAGPPSEPWEWEQRSPDGHPYHPTCRSRPGFSAAEQLAYAPEHRPVVGLRLAPVTGAIVRGPWPSQWRDGDTVLLPVHPWQAEHVLAGRPVLSGPPAHPLLSLRTLALDRRIHVKTALSARLTSQVRDISAYSVDHALATSELATRVADRLDGRLHVTRTLAAAGAGTPELAAVLRESPYVHAGTDEQVIPVAELSGHLASLSPRERRARVTDFARLALGVCLDLLDLGVALEAHGQNLLAVVDLELRTRRLVYRDLADIRVSPARLVRHGFPAPPITGRLLEDDPTVLRRKVLSCLITGALGPLAGNAAELGDLLDAATRDLPPAPDLLALRTEQLPVKALTMMRLSPAGDHWALLPNPVTTRFAGSSAGAAER, from the coding sequence GTGTGCGACACATCCGCCGAACGCGAGCTTGCCGAGGAACTGGAAAGCGTTCGACCGGAATTGACGTCCGCCTACCTCGCCGCCCTGCCCGGGGCCCGGGCTACGGTGCTGGCCCGGCTGTGGCGCGGGCTGGTCCATGAACCGCTGCCGTGGATCGCGGCCCGTACTCGCGGAAGTGCCGGGATCTCGATCCGACTCGCCGACGGGCGACGGCTGCACGGTCCGCCGTCGGATCCGTGGGCAACGGGGACTGCGGTCGCCGTCGTGGAGCTGGACGGCGTCCCGTACGACCATCCGGCCCGGCTGATGGCGGCGCTGCCCGTACCCGGCGGCGCCCCGTTCGCCGCCGAACTCGACCACAGCGTCGCCTCCTTGGCGCTCTCCCGGACGGCTCCTCCCGCGGCCGGGCCGCCGTCGGAGCCCTGGGAGTGGGAGCAGCGGTCACCGGACGGCCACCCGTACCACCCCACCTGCCGCTCCCGGCCCGGCTTCTCGGCCGCCGAGCAGCTGGCCTACGCCCCCGAACACCGGCCGGTGGTCGGTCTGCGGCTCGCGCCCGTGACGGGGGCGATCGTGCGGGGACCGTGGCCCTCCCAGTGGCGGGACGGGGACACCGTGCTGCTCCCGGTGCACCCCTGGCAGGCCGAGCACGTCCTCGCCGGCCGGCCGGTGCTGTCCGGCCCGCCAGCCCATCCGTTGCTGTCCCTGCGGACGCTCGCCCTCGACCGCCGGATCCATGTGAAGACCGCGTTGAGCGCCCGGCTCACCTCCCAGGTGCGGGACATCTCGGCCTATTCGGTGGACCACGCGCTGGCCACCTCCGAACTGGCAACCCGGGTCGCGGACCGGCTGGACGGCCGACTGCACGTCACCCGGACACTGGCCGCCGCCGGGGCGGGCACGCCGGAACTGGCGGCGGTCCTGCGCGAATCACCGTACGTCCACGCCGGGACGGACGAACAGGTGATCCCCGTGGCCGAGCTGTCCGGGCACCTCGCCTCCCTCAGCCCGCGCGAACGACGGGCGCGCGTCACCGACTTCGCGCGGTTGGCCCTCGGCGTCTGCCTGGACCTGCTCGACCTGGGGGTGGCCCTGGAAGCGCACGGGCAGAACCTCCTCGCGGTGGTCGACCTGGAGCTGCGGACCCGGAGACTCGTCTACCGGGACCTCGCCGACATCCGGGTCAGCCCCGCCCGGCTGGTCCGCCACGGCTTCCCCGCACCCCCGATCACCGGCCGGCTCCTCGAGGACGACCCCACCGTCCTGCGCCGCAAGGTCCTCAGCTGTCTGATCACGGGCGCACTGGGCCCCCTCGCCGGGAACGCCGCGGAACTGGGCGACCTGCTCGACGCCGCCACCCGCGACCTCCCCCCGGCCCCCGACCTGCTGGCACTGCGGACGGAGCAACTGCCGGTCAAGGCACTGACGATGATGCGGCTCTCGCCGGCGGGCGACCACTGGGCGCTGCTGCCCAACCCCGTCACCACTCGATTCGCCGGTTCGTCAGCAGGTGCCGCGGAAAGGTGA
- a CDS encoding TauD/TfdA family dioxygenase, whose protein sequence is MSQPSPIEAPTAWNGHELSEADWLIPLPPACSRALGGRREHAAPALAELATRVTQRVRNGRGFVVLRGLPVDGRTDQECAAMCRRLAASLGTPRPADPGGLITVVDNAGLGKTNLALTPHTDRTPAPHPPKLLGLLAVRPAAQGGETLLASGHTVHNRLLTEDPWALPRLHRDFHFGRGAGFDRLRPVFQRDGAELRVHYNRRGIERAQHEAGVPLTSEERTALDAVDRILSDPRTLLRIPLRPGDLLWLDNTVVLHGRTAFTDPPDPSAHRCLVRVWAD, encoded by the coding sequence TTGTCCCAGCCCTCCCCCATCGAAGCACCCACGGCGTGGAACGGCCACGAACTCAGCGAGGCGGACTGGCTGATCCCGCTGCCACCCGCCTGCTCACGTGCGCTGGGCGGACGGCGGGAGCACGCGGCACCGGCACTGGCCGAGCTGGCCACGCGGGTCACCCAGCGGGTGCGGAACGGCCGCGGGTTCGTCGTCCTCCGAGGCCTCCCGGTGGACGGTCGCACCGACCAGGAGTGCGCCGCGATGTGTCGCCGGCTCGCCGCCTCGCTGGGCACCCCGAGGCCGGCGGACCCCGGTGGCCTCATCACCGTGGTCGACAACGCCGGACTGGGCAAGACCAACCTCGCCCTCACCCCGCACACCGACCGGACGCCGGCACCCCATCCGCCGAAACTGCTCGGGCTGCTGGCCGTACGGCCGGCGGCACAGGGCGGAGAGACCCTCCTGGCCAGCGGCCACACCGTGCACAACCGGCTGCTCACCGAGGATCCCTGGGCCCTGCCCCGCCTCCACCGGGACTTCCACTTCGGCCGGGGGGCCGGCTTCGACCGGCTCCGGCCCGTCTTCCAGCGGGACGGCGCCGAGCTGCGCGTGCACTACAACAGGCGCGGGATCGAACGCGCCCAGCACGAAGCCGGCGTGCCCCTGACCTCCGAGGAGCGGACGGCCCTCGACGCCGTCGACCGGATCCTGTCCGACCCGCGCACCCTCCTTCGCATCCCCCTGCGGCCGGGAGACCTCCTCTGGCTGGACAACACCGTCGTGCTGCACGGCCGCACCGCCTTCACCGACCCACCCGACCCGTCCGCCCACCGCTGCCTGGTCCGGGTCTGGGCGGACTGA
- a CDS encoding FAD-dependent monooxygenase: MSDGASKDEVVDVLIAGAGPAGLTLAGELARAGVRALVLEREPEPPGFCRGFNLNARSLELLDRRGLAARFLAEGPTVPTTIFVGPSRLDLAAMRTKHPYALGIPQTRVEELLAEWAVGSGARLVRGRRLTGLRQDDDGVTVEVDGVDGPSTVRCRWLVGCDGGRSTVRKAAGIGFPGTPARKFTLLGDVTLADPSAVSFGPNTGPDGRSVFAIPRPGYVRLITADPAPPADPHEPVPLDSFQRAVDAALGHRAEIAEALWLTRFGDAARLAERFRTGRVLLAGDAAHIHPPAGAIGVNAAIDDAVNLGWKLALVTRGQAAATLLDTYHDERHAAGERLLRNTRAQAVLAQANGDEDHLAPVRDLLAELAGSADTAGPLAEAITAVGTRYPASGDPGHPWAGRMVPDVPLGQDGEDSLTALLTRSPGGALLLDGSASSHALSAAARPWADRVTTARTHPHALERAHAVLVRPDGHAAWIGAPSTPGDAAAEELRENLARWFGRGRIATEPRAGQQA, translated from the coding sequence ATGAGTGACGGCGCGTCGAAGGACGAGGTCGTCGACGTCCTGATCGCCGGAGCCGGGCCGGCCGGGCTGACGCTCGCCGGGGAGCTGGCGCGCGCGGGGGTGCGGGCGCTGGTCCTGGAGCGGGAGCCCGAACCGCCCGGCTTCTGCCGCGGGTTCAACCTCAACGCCCGGAGCCTGGAGCTGCTCGACCGCCGGGGCCTCGCCGCCCGCTTCCTCGCCGAGGGGCCGACCGTCCCGACGACGATCTTCGTCGGCCCCTCCCGCCTCGACCTCGCCGCCATGCGCACGAAGCACCCCTACGCCCTCGGCATCCCCCAGACCCGCGTGGAGGAGCTGCTCGCCGAGTGGGCCGTGGGGTCGGGCGCGCGCCTGGTCCGCGGCCGGCGCCTCACCGGGCTGCGACAGGACGACGACGGCGTGACGGTCGAGGTGGACGGCGTGGACGGCCCGTCGACCGTGCGCTGCCGATGGCTGGTCGGCTGCGACGGGGGCCGCAGCACGGTGCGCAAGGCGGCCGGGATCGGCTTCCCCGGGACACCCGCACGCAAGTTCACCCTGCTCGGGGACGTGACCCTCGCCGACCCGTCGGCCGTCTCGTTCGGCCCCAACACCGGACCCGACGGCCGCTCGGTGTTCGCGATCCCGCGCCCCGGCTACGTCCGTCTCATCACCGCCGATCCCGCACCGCCCGCGGACCCGCACGAGCCGGTGCCGCTCGATTCCTTCCAACGCGCGGTCGACGCCGCGCTGGGACACCGGGCCGAGATCGCCGAGGCGCTGTGGCTGACCCGGTTCGGGGACGCGGCGCGGCTCGCCGAGCGGTTCCGGACCGGCCGGGTGCTACTCGCCGGCGACGCCGCGCACATCCACCCCCCGGCGGGCGCCATCGGCGTCAACGCGGCGATCGACGACGCCGTCAACCTGGGCTGGAAGCTGGCCCTGGTGACGCGCGGGCAGGCGGCCGCCACGCTGCTCGACACCTACCACGACGAGCGCCACGCGGCCGGCGAACGCCTGCTCCGCAACACCCGCGCGCAGGCGGTGCTCGCCCAGGCGAACGGGGACGAGGACCACCTGGCCCCCGTCCGCGACCTGCTCGCCGAGCTGGCCGGGTCCGCTGACACGGCCGGGCCGCTGGCCGAGGCGATCACCGCGGTCGGCACCCGCTACCCCGCCTCCGGAGACCCCGGACACCCGTGGGCGGGACGGATGGTGCCGGACGTCCCGCTGGGGCAGGACGGCGAGGACAGCCTCACGGCGCTGCTGACCCGGTCGCCCGGCGGCGCACTGCTGCTCGACGGCTCGGCGAGCTCGCACGCCCTCTCCGCCGCCGCCCGTCCATGGGCGGACCGGGTCACCACCGCCCGTACCCACCCGCACGCCCTGGAGCGCGCCCACGCGGTCCTCGTCCGCCCGGACGGGCACGCGGCGTGGATCGGCGCCCCGTCGACACCGGGGGACGCAGCCGCGGAGGAGCTGCGGGAGAACCTCGCGCGCTGGTTCGGCCGGGGTCGGATCGCCACCGAACCGCGGGCGGGGCAACAGGCGTGA
- a CDS encoding PadR family transcriptional regulator — MPTPEPPAVQRPPKRPANALALAVLGLLLEQPMHPHAMAAALRERGMDRAFKLTTGSLYDTVRALTRDGWIEADGTEQVGNRPARTVYRHTPAGRDGFTDWLDELIREPSPEYPRFLSAVGYLGALGRVRAAAALRERAAALRERIAQDAEGYRAAREEHNAPRLFVIEAEYAAAMAQAELAWVERTADEIERGTLTWPEGGGR; from the coding sequence GTGCCCACTCCTGAACCCCCCGCCGTCCAGAGGCCCCCGAAACGCCCCGCCAACGCCCTCGCCCTCGCCGTACTCGGGTTACTGCTGGAGCAGCCGATGCACCCCCACGCCATGGCCGCCGCGCTCCGTGAGCGCGGCATGGACCGAGCGTTCAAGCTGACGACCGGATCGCTCTACGACACCGTCCGCGCGCTCACGCGGGACGGGTGGATCGAGGCGGACGGCACCGAGCAGGTCGGCAACCGTCCGGCCCGCACCGTCTACCGCCACACCCCCGCCGGGCGGGACGGCTTCACCGACTGGCTCGACGAGCTGATCCGCGAGCCCTCACCCGAGTACCCGCGGTTCCTCTCCGCCGTCGGATACCTCGGCGCGCTGGGCCGCGTCCGCGCCGCGGCGGCGTTGCGCGAGCGGGCCGCCGCGCTGCGGGAGCGGATCGCGCAGGACGCCGAGGGCTACCGCGCGGCCCGCGAGGAGCACAACGCGCCGCGCCTGTTCGTCATCGAGGCCGAGTACGCCGCCGCCATGGCACAGGCCGAGCTGGCCTGGGTGGAGCGCACCGCCGACGAGATCGAGCGCGGGACGCTGACCTGGCCGGAAGGGGGCGGACGATGA
- a CDS encoding aldehyde dehydrogenase family protein — MTAALFVVTGATHWTLADGTIHPTGYWAEELAEPHRVFREAGYEITIATPGGVAATVDRGSLTAAANGGQERADDIAPYLDSIRASLTSPARLEDVDPDAYDLVFYPGGHGPMEDLAVNEASGRILTHTLDSGRPLGVVCHAPAALLAARRADGSWPFAGYRMTAFTNAEETAAGLADRAEWLVQDRLVELGADFAEAAPFTPHTVVDRNLYTGQNPASSAALAHRLVEALATDAGTVVKRLRATFRSGRTKPLNWRLGQLRALRSLLTEQSEALLAALNADLGKGAAEAYRTEVAFTVNELDHTVKHLEEWLHPKPAAVPDAFLPAEARVVRDPLGVVLIIAPWNYPLQLALAPLVGALAAGNTAVVKPSELAPATSAAIARLLPRYLDPQAVAVVEGAVPETTALLEQRFDHIFYTGNGTVGRIVMAAAAKHLTPVTLELGGKSPVVVEPGVDLSVTAQRIARGKFLNAGQTCVAPDYVLAIGDTAAALEAELAAAVRATYGDDPAGDPEYGRIVNERHFDRLTALLAEGRVVTGGDHDRATRYLAPTVLADVSPAVPVMREEIFGPILPIITVPDLDAAIAFINERDKPLALYAFTESDRTKQRLAAETSSGALVFGLPVSHLAVPELPFGGVGESGMGRYHGEYSIDTFSHSKAILDKPLG; from the coding sequence ATGACCGCCGCCCTCTTCGTCGTCACCGGAGCCACGCACTGGACTCTCGCCGACGGCACCATCCACCCGACCGGCTACTGGGCCGAGGAGCTCGCCGAGCCGCACCGCGTCTTCCGCGAGGCCGGCTACGAGATCACCATCGCCACCCCCGGCGGTGTCGCGGCCACCGTCGACCGCGGCAGCCTGACCGCTGCGGCCAACGGAGGCCAGGAGCGGGCCGATGACATCGCCCCGTACCTCGACTCCATCCGGGCCTCGCTCACCAGTCCCGCCAGGCTGGAGGACGTCGACCCGGACGCCTACGACCTGGTCTTCTACCCCGGCGGCCACGGCCCCATGGAGGACCTCGCGGTCAACGAGGCGTCCGGCCGGATCCTCACCCACACCCTCGACTCGGGCCGGCCGCTCGGCGTGGTCTGCCACGCACCGGCCGCGCTGCTCGCCGCGCGCCGCGCGGACGGCAGCTGGCCCTTCGCCGGCTACCGCATGACCGCGTTCACCAACGCGGAGGAGACCGCGGCCGGCCTGGCCGACCGCGCCGAGTGGCTGGTCCAGGACCGTCTGGTCGAGCTGGGCGCCGACTTCGCCGAGGCCGCTCCCTTCACCCCGCACACCGTCGTCGACCGCAACCTGTACACCGGGCAGAATCCGGCCTCCTCCGCGGCGCTCGCCCACCGGCTGGTCGAGGCCCTCGCCACCGACGCCGGCACCGTCGTGAAGCGGCTGCGCGCCACGTTCCGGTCCGGGCGCACCAAGCCGCTCAACTGGCGCCTCGGCCAGCTGCGGGCCTTGCGCTCGCTGCTCACCGAGCAGTCGGAGGCTCTCCTGGCCGCCCTCAACGCCGACCTGGGCAAGGGCGCCGCCGAGGCGTACCGCACCGAGGTGGCCTTCACCGTCAACGAGCTCGATCACACGGTGAAGCACCTGGAGGAGTGGCTGCACCCGAAGCCGGCCGCCGTTCCCGACGCCTTCCTTCCGGCCGAGGCCCGGGTGGTCCGCGACCCGCTCGGCGTGGTGCTGATCATCGCCCCGTGGAACTACCCGCTGCAGCTGGCCCTCGCCCCGCTCGTGGGCGCCCTGGCGGCCGGCAACACCGCGGTGGTCAAGCCCAGCGAGCTGGCCCCGGCGACCTCGGCGGCCATCGCCCGTCTGCTGCCCCGCTACCTCGACCCGCAGGCCGTCGCCGTCGTGGAGGGCGCCGTCCCGGAGACCACCGCACTGCTGGAGCAGCGCTTCGACCACATCTTCTACACCGGCAACGGCACGGTCGGGCGCATCGTCATGGCGGCCGCGGCCAAGCACCTCACCCCCGTCACCCTCGAACTCGGCGGCAAGAGCCCCGTCGTGGTCGAGCCCGGTGTCGACCTGTCCGTGACCGCGCAGCGGATCGCCCGCGGCAAGTTCCTCAACGCCGGCCAGACCTGCGTCGCCCCCGACTACGTACTGGCCATCGGCGACACCGCCGCCGCACTCGAGGCCGAACTGGCCGCCGCCGTCCGAGCGACCTACGGCGACGACCCGGCCGGTGACCCCGAGTACGGGCGGATCGTCAACGAGCGCCACTTCGACCGTCTCACCGCTCTGCTCGCCGAGGGACGCGTCGTCACCGGCGGCGACCACGACCGCGCCACCCGCTACCTCGCACCCACCGTGCTCGCCGACGTCTCGCCCGCGGTTCCCGTGATGCGGGAGGAGATCTTCGGACCGATCCTGCCGATCATCACCGTGCCCGACCTCGACGCGGCGATCGCCTTCATCAACGAGCGCGACAAGCCGCTCGCGCTGTATGCCTTCACCGAATCCGACCGCACCAAGCAGCGGCTGGCCGCGGAGACTTCGTCCGGTGCGCTCGTCTTCGGCCTGCCCGTGTCGCACCTGGCGGTCCCCGAGCTGCCGTTCGGCGGCGTCGGCGAGAGTGGCATGGGCCGCTACCACGGCGAGTACTCCATCGACACGTTCAGCCACTCCAAGGCGATCCTCGACAAGCCGCTCGGCTGA
- a CDS encoding SRPBCC family protein yields MTREFEVRREQDLPATPEQVWAAVATGAGNLGWLYPMEVEPRVGGRATRGDSTVVAWEPPHHFAVRATQDGGFSNTLSYQIERVDGGTSHLRMGIHWVHTGVVDDAWRWDAKSDAAEKHVDFYQHALAEYLRHFAGRPAVYVRAQRPEPTADPADFAALRRRLGLPADVAVGDRLTLDLPGTDGGSREVVVDWLSADFVGLRGPDALYRFFNGSTWNVPIWLGHHLFAEDADEQRATKAWNAWLNDTQA; encoded by the coding sequence ATGACCCGAGAGTTCGAGGTCCGCCGGGAACAGGACCTGCCGGCCACGCCCGAGCAGGTCTGGGCCGCGGTCGCCACCGGCGCCGGCAACCTCGGCTGGCTGTACCCGATGGAGGTCGAGCCGCGCGTCGGCGGAAGGGCCACCCGGGGCGACTCCACCGTCGTGGCGTGGGAACCGCCGCACCACTTCGCCGTGCGGGCGACCCAGGACGGCGGGTTCTCCAACACGCTCAGCTATCAGATCGAGCGGGTCGACGGCGGCACGAGCCACCTGCGGATGGGGATCCACTGGGTGCACACCGGCGTCGTCGACGACGCCTGGCGGTGGGACGCCAAGTCGGACGCGGCCGAGAAGCACGTCGACTTCTACCAGCACGCCCTCGCCGAGTACCTCCGGCACTTCGCCGGCCGCCCCGCCGTCTACGTCAGGGCCCAGCGCCCCGAACCCACCGCCGACCCGGCCGACTTCGCCGCCCTGCGCCGCCGCCTCGGCCTCCCCGCGGACGTGGCCGTCGGCGATCGGCTGACGCTCGACCTCCCCGGTACGGACGGCGGCTCGCGGGAGGTGGTCGTGGACTGGCTCAGCGCCGACTTCGTCGGCCTGCGCGGCCCGGACGCGCTCTACCGGTTCTTCAACGGCAGCACCTGGAACGTGCCGATCTGGCTGGGCCACCACCTGTTCGCCGAGGACGCCGACGAGCAGCGGGCCACCAAGGCGTGGAACGCCTGGCTCAACGACACCCAAGCCTAG
- a CDS encoding cytochrome P450 family protein — MTFTDTTDEARSTAGLAPPHDLAADLLTPEARRDPYPFYARMRREDPVHRSAQGIWYLTRYADVEAALGDLRLSNDRDRMTHAYAALGGDLKAFSRLTDRLGRVMTNTDPPDHGRLRRLANRAFTARRVEALRGGIQRIVDQLVDRAVQAGPAMDLIEAVAAPLPMSVVCELFGIPPEDLPQVETWFRRFGRLSEDIDKSEEAIGQYEEYLARLVRRRRTDPGDDLISALVATQAQDDRLTDSELLSTCFVLITAGDETTTHLIGNGVLALLRHPDQLARLRADPGLIRGAVEELARYDTVTQAIVRVVAEDLEIGGRTLREGELAYLFLAATNRDPERFEDPDRLDLTRLDNRHLSFGHGPHFCLGGPLAKLQAEVAIGTLVRRLPQLRLADEAALDWQPNPLQRRLSALPVTYLTTER, encoded by the coding sequence GTGACCTTCACCGACACCACGGACGAGGCCCGCTCCACCGCGGGCCTCGCCCCGCCCCACGACCTCGCCGCGGACCTGCTCACCCCCGAGGCCCGGCGGGATCCGTACCCGTTCTACGCCCGGATGCGCCGCGAGGACCCGGTCCACCGCAGCGCCCAGGGCATCTGGTACCTCACCCGCTACGCCGACGTCGAGGCCGCCCTCGGCGACCTGAGGCTCTCCAACGACCGCGACCGGATGACCCACGCCTACGCCGCGCTCGGCGGAGACCTGAAGGCCTTCAGCCGCCTCACCGACCGGCTCGGCCGGGTGATGACCAACACCGACCCGCCGGATCACGGCCGGCTGCGCAGGCTGGCCAACCGCGCCTTCACCGCCCGGCGGGTCGAAGCCCTGCGCGGCGGCATCCAACGGATCGTCGACCAGCTGGTCGACCGGGCCGTCCAGGCCGGCCCGGCCATGGACCTGATCGAGGCGGTCGCCGCCCCGCTGCCGATGTCCGTGGTCTGCGAGCTCTTCGGCATCCCGCCGGAGGACCTCCCGCAGGTCGAGACCTGGTTCCGCCGCTTCGGCCGGCTGAGCGAGGACATCGACAAGTCCGAGGAGGCGATCGGGCAGTACGAGGAGTACCTCGCCCGGCTCGTCCGCCGGCGCCGGACCGACCCTGGCGACGACCTGATCAGTGCCCTGGTCGCCACCCAGGCGCAGGACGACCGGCTCACCGACTCCGAACTGCTGTCCACCTGCTTCGTCCTGATCACCGCCGGCGACGAGACCACCACCCACCTGATCGGCAACGGCGTGCTCGCCCTGCTGCGCCACCCCGACCAGCTGGCCCGGCTGCGCGCGGACCCGGGGCTGATCCGGGGCGCCGTCGAGGAACTCGCCCGCTACGACACGGTGACCCAGGCGATCGTCCGGGTCGTCGCGGAGGACCTGGAGATCGGCGGGCGGACGCTGCGGGAGGGCGAGCTGGCGTACCTGTTCCTCGCCGCGACCAACCGCGACCCCGAGCGCTTCGAGGACCCGGACCGGCTCGACCTGACCCGCCTCGACAACCGGCACCTGAGCTTCGGTCACGGCCCGCACTTCTGCCTCGGCGGCCCGCTGGCCAAGCTCCAGGCCGAGGTGGCGATCGGCACACTGGTCCGTCGGCTGCCGCAGCTGCGGCTGGCCGACGAGGCGGCGCTCGACTGGCAGCCCAACCCGTTGCAACGCCGGCTGAGCGCCCTCCCGGTCACCTACCTCACAACTGAACGATGA
- a CDS encoding MbtH family protein, with amino-acid sequence MTNPFDDQDGTFLVLVNDENQHSLWPQFADVPDGWTVAHGPDTHAACLEHVEQSWTDMRPRSLAEAMDAQR; translated from the coding sequence ATGACCAACCCCTTCGACGACCAGGACGGCACCTTCCTCGTGCTCGTCAACGACGAGAACCAGCACTCGCTGTGGCCGCAGTTCGCGGACGTCCCCGACGGCTGGACCGTCGCCCACGGCCCCGACACCCACGCCGCCTGCCTGGAGCACGTCGAGCAGTCCTGGACCGACATGCGGCCCAGGAGCCTCGCCGAGGCCATGGACGCCCAGCGGTAG